In Euphorbia lathyris chromosome 9, ddEupLath1.1, whole genome shotgun sequence, the following are encoded in one genomic region:
- the LOC136207229 gene encoding uncharacterized protein → MAQQITEELKAKSEVYHGDEICKEKSMELLREVDLPNGLLPLHDIIECGYHRESGFVWLKQKKSITHKFDKIGKLVTYGTEVTAVVEKHKIKKLTGVKTKELLVWVSLSDIYVDENSKDKITFQTPTMLYRTFPVSAFMVEEKLGDGKDLKEEKKDVTPALEVKEV, encoded by the coding sequence ATGGCTCAGCAAATCACAGAAGAGCTCAAGGCCAAATCAGAAGTGTACCATGGAGATGAAATCTGCAAAGAAAAATCAATGGAGTTGCTGAGAGAAGTTGATCTTCCAAATGGGTTACTTCCACTTCATGACATTATTGAATGTGGTTACCACAGGGAATCAGGATTTGTGTGGCTTAAACAGAAGAAAAGCATAACTCACAAGTTTGATAAAATTGGGAAACTTGTGACTTATGGAACTGAAGTAACAGCAGTTGTGGAGAAACACAAGATCAAGAAACTGACAGGTGTCAAGACTAAAGAGCTTCTGGTTTGGGTTTCACTTAGTGATATTTATGTTGATGAGAATTCTAAGGATAAGATTACTTTTCAGACACCAACTATGCTTTACAGGACCTTTCCTGTTTCAGCTTTTATGGTTGAGGAAAAATTGGGGGATGGTAAGGATTTGAAGGAAGAAAAGAAGGATGTGACTCCAGCTTTGGAAGTTAAGGAAGTTTAG